The Spirosoma radiotolerans genome has a window encoding:
- a CDS encoding prolyl oligopeptidase family serine peptidase, which yields MLSSSVVLGQSTSPITYPMTRKTDQVDNYHGTQVADPYRWLEDDRSPETADWVKAENKVTFDYLAQIPYRKQFQDRLEQVYNYPKYSAPSRKGDWFYFSKNDGLQNQAVLYRQKGLEGKPELVIDPNKLSADGTTRLGAFSLSKDGKYAVVGLSKGGSDWQEYQVMDLATKTYLSDKIEWVKVSGAAWQGDGFYYSRYPKPEGSALAAKNENHQVFFHKLNTPQSADRLVYEDAKHPQRFHIVSTTDDERFALLSISDRGQGKDGNSLLFMDATSSQKTFVPVVAEITDFSYGVVDNDSDRLLILTNEKAPNSKVVAFDTKKKAFSTLIPEKPEPIAERSVNAAGGKLFIEYAKDVTSKIEVFSYAGKSEGEVKLPAIGSAGGFGGEKDDKFVFYTFTSFTFPPTIYRYDIATHKSTVFRAPEVDFNPSDYETKQVFYTSKDGTKVPMFLTYRKGLKLDGTNPTLLYGYGGFNVSLPPSFSPFRIPFLEQGGVYAQANLRGGSEYGEKWHEQGMKLKKQNVFDDFIAAAEYLIAQKYTSPAKLAVQGGSNGGLLVGAVMNQRPDLFRVAIPQVGVMDMLRFHKFTIGWNWIADYGSSDNADEFKALYAYSPIHNIKPGINYPATLITTADHDDRVVPAHSFKYAATLQEMYKGANPVLIRIDTNSGHGASNTKKNIETAADIYSFILWNMGIKSLKEVASK from the coding sequence ATGTTAAGTTCGTCTGTCGTACTGGGTCAGTCAACAAGCCCTATAACGTACCCTATGACCCGGAAAACCGATCAGGTCGACAATTATCATGGCACTCAGGTCGCTGATCCCTATCGCTGGCTGGAGGATGACCGCTCGCCGGAAACCGCCGACTGGGTTAAAGCCGAAAATAAAGTCACGTTCGATTATCTGGCACAAATTCCCTACCGGAAACAATTTCAGGATCGGCTCGAACAGGTTTATAACTACCCCAAATACTCGGCACCCAGCCGAAAAGGCGACTGGTTTTACTTCTCGAAAAATGATGGCTTACAGAATCAGGCCGTGTTGTACCGTCAGAAAGGTCTCGAGGGGAAACCTGAGCTAGTAATTGACCCTAATAAATTATCGGCCGATGGCACAACGCGTCTGGGCGCTTTTTCGCTCTCAAAAGATGGAAAATATGCCGTTGTCGGCCTGTCCAAAGGCGGGTCCGACTGGCAGGAGTACCAGGTTATGGACCTGGCGACCAAGACGTACTTATCCGACAAAATCGAATGGGTAAAAGTATCGGGAGCCGCCTGGCAAGGCGACGGTTTCTACTATAGTCGATACCCGAAACCCGAAGGCAGCGCGCTGGCAGCAAAAAACGAAAATCATCAGGTTTTTTTCCACAAGCTGAATACGCCCCAATCGGCCGACCGGCTAGTCTACGAAGACGCGAAGCATCCGCAACGGTTTCATATTGTCAGTACAACCGACGATGAGCGATTTGCCTTGCTATCCATTAGCGACCGGGGACAAGGGAAAGATGGCAACTCGCTTCTGTTTATGGACGCCACTTCTTCCCAGAAAACGTTCGTACCGGTTGTGGCCGAGATTACCGACTTCAGTTATGGCGTAGTAGATAACGACAGCGACCGGCTCCTGATCCTGACCAACGAAAAAGCACCCAATAGCAAAGTTGTTGCCTTTGACACGAAAAAGAAGGCATTTTCAACCCTAATTCCCGAAAAGCCAGAGCCCATTGCCGAACGAAGTGTTAATGCGGCTGGGGGTAAATTATTTATTGAATACGCCAAAGACGTAACCTCGAAAATTGAGGTTTTCAGCTACGCCGGAAAATCAGAAGGCGAAGTCAAACTTCCCGCTATTGGCTCGGCAGGTGGTTTTGGGGGCGAAAAAGACGACAAATTTGTCTTTTACACATTTACGTCCTTTACTTTCCCGCCAACCATTTATCGGTATGATATTGCAACGCATAAAAGCACCGTTTTCCGCGCGCCCGAGGTAGACTTTAATCCATCGGACTATGAAACGAAGCAGGTATTTTACACCAGTAAAGACGGCACGAAAGTGCCCATGTTTTTGACTTATCGGAAGGGATTGAAACTTGACGGTACAAATCCGACGCTGCTTTACGGGTATGGCGGTTTTAACGTTAGCCTGCCCCCTTCGTTCAGCCCATTCCGGATTCCGTTTCTGGAGCAGGGCGGTGTTTATGCGCAGGCCAATTTGCGGGGCGGCAGCGAATACGGCGAAAAATGGCATGAGCAGGGTATGAAGCTCAAAAAACAGAATGTTTTCGACGATTTCATTGCCGCTGCAGAATACCTGATCGCCCAGAAATACACCAGCCCGGCTAAACTGGCCGTTCAGGGTGGATCGAATGGCGGCTTGTTGGTTGGTGCGGTGATGAACCAGCGCCCCGACTTATTCCGGGTGGCGATTCCGCAGGTGGGCGTTATGGATATGCTGCGGTTCCATAAGTTCACAATCGGCTGGAACTGGATTGCCGACTATGGCAGCAGCGACAATGCCGACGAATTCAAGGCGCTCTACGCCTATTCGCCCATTCATAATATCAAACCGGGCATCAACTATCCGGCCACGCTAATCACCACCGCCGACCACGACGACCGGGTTGTACCGGCTCACTCGTTCAAATACGCGGCTACGCTACAGGAAATGTATAAGGGAGCCAATCCAGTACTGATCCGGATCGACACGAACTCCGGCCACGGAGCCAGCAATACCAAAAAGAACATTGAAACGGCCGCCGACATCTATTCCTTTATTCTGTGGAATATGGGTATCAAGAGCTTAAAAGAAGTAGCGAGTAAATAA
- the msrA gene encoding peptide-methionine (S)-S-oxide reductase MsrA, protein MTTNQSANLAKATFGTGCFWCTEALYESLDGVIGAVSGYEGGQKPNPTYKEVCTGTTGHAECVEVTYDPAKITYQELLEAFFRSHDPTSLNRQGEDVGTQYRSVIFYHNDEQKQLAETAKAELNKAGAYDRPIVTEISPAETFYEAEAYHQSYFANNPNQGYCAYVIAPKVDKFRKVFKEKLKPEVANS, encoded by the coding sequence ATGACCACAAATCAATCGGCCAATCTGGCCAAAGCGACTTTTGGAACGGGTTGTTTCTGGTGTACAGAAGCCTTGTATGAATCGCTCGACGGTGTTATTGGCGCCGTCTCTGGCTATGAAGGTGGCCAAAAGCCCAATCCTACCTACAAAGAAGTATGTACCGGCACTACAGGCCATGCAGAATGTGTTGAAGTCACCTATGACCCAGCCAAAATTACTTACCAGGAACTTTTAGAAGCTTTTTTCCGCAGCCATGACCCAACCTCGCTCAACCGCCAGGGCGAAGATGTTGGTACGCAATATCGGTCGGTGATTTTTTACCACAACGATGAGCAAAAACAACTGGCCGAGACCGCTAAAGCTGAATTAAACAAAGCGGGCGCCTATGATCGCCCGATTGTGACGGAGATCAGCCCCGCCGAAACGTTCTATGAAGCCGAAGCGTATCATCAGAGTTATTTCGCTAACAACCCCAACCAGGGCTATTGCGCTTATGTGATCGCACCTAAGGTCGACAAGTTCCGGAAAGTATTTAAAGAGAAATTGAAGCCCGAAGTGGCCAATTCATAG
- a CDS encoding PPK2 family polyphosphate kinase: protein MKDFDTDRFRYDGDKPFKLKKAPTKVDDLYEDDEHYEALLRQQAAEIDKWQERMFAHNRFGLVTVFQALDAAGKDGTIQHVFTGTNPAGVRVYSFKRPTDQELDHDFLWRSWRELPERGTIGIFNRSYYEEVLVTKVHPEILTESQRLPEKITEDLDKLFKHRFEAIRDMETFLYRNGFPTVKFYLHVSKKEQGERLIARIEDAEKNWKFEEGDVKERDFWDDYQDAYETCVRETATDKAPWYVIPADDKKNMRLLVGRVIIDELKKLPITEPEPDNERFKALQKLIPVIQAQ from the coding sequence GTGAAAGACTTCGACACCGACCGTTTCCGCTACGATGGCGACAAGCCATTCAAACTAAAAAAAGCACCTACCAAAGTAGATGACCTCTACGAAGACGACGAACACTATGAAGCCCTGCTTCGGCAACAGGCAGCCGAGATCGACAAATGGCAGGAGCGTATGTTTGCCCACAACCGTTTTGGGTTAGTCACGGTCTTTCAGGCTCTTGATGCGGCCGGAAAAGACGGTACTATTCAGCATGTATTTACGGGCACTAATCCGGCAGGCGTCCGGGTCTATTCGTTTAAACGGCCGACCGATCAGGAGCTGGACCACGATTTCCTGTGGCGCAGTTGGCGCGAATTACCCGAACGAGGGACCATCGGCATTTTTAACCGCTCGTATTATGAAGAAGTGCTGGTAACCAAAGTCCATCCCGAGATTCTGACGGAAAGCCAGCGGCTGCCCGAAAAAATAACGGAGGATCTGGATAAACTGTTCAAGCATCGTTTTGAAGCCATTCGGGACATGGAGACTTTCCTGTACCGAAACGGCTTCCCAACAGTCAAATTCTACCTACACGTATCCAAAAAAGAGCAAGGCGAGCGGCTTATTGCCCGTATTGAGGATGCGGAAAAGAACTGGAAATTCGAAGAAGGCGACGTAAAAGAACGCGACTTCTGGGACGACTATCAGGATGCCTATGAAACCTGCGTCCGTGAAACCGCCACCGATAAAGCGCCCTGGTACGTGATTCCCGCCGACGATAAGAAAAATATGCGGCTGCTGGTCGGTCGAGTTATTATTGATGAACTCAAAAAACTGCCCATTACCGAGCCCGAGCCAGATAATGAACGCTTCAAGGCCTTACAGAAATTGATTCCGGTTATTCAAGCTCAATAA
- a CDS encoding PPK2 family polyphosphate kinase: protein MKKINAKDFQYDEKRPFSSKETATRIDPFYTDEADQSRQLDALAERMDQAQNKMHADEHYGLLVVFQAMDAAGKDSSIRRIFKGVNPSRFQIAPFKKPDKGDLKHDFLWRFWQELPERGNIGVFNRSYYEEVLALRVHPERLKEQSIPKNLLPTNEKTLWKQRFGDIVHFEDYLFRNGFPIVKFYLHVDKKEQGKRLIARLEDTEKQWKLSPTDLEERKFWPQYMQAYEDTVNATATRQNPWYVIPSDDRVNQQLIIASILTEILESLPVRFPETDDKEAKKLINQIKKQDSQ, encoded by the coding sequence ATGAAAAAAATAAACGCGAAAGACTTCCAATACGATGAGAAACGGCCGTTTTCAAGCAAGGAGACGGCCACTCGCATCGATCCATTTTATACCGACGAGGCCGATCAAAGTCGGCAACTGGATGCGCTAGCCGAACGCATGGACCAGGCACAAAATAAAATGCATGCCGACGAGCATTATGGGCTGCTGGTTGTGTTTCAGGCCATGGATGCCGCCGGCAAAGACAGTAGCATCCGTCGGATATTTAAGGGTGTCAACCCGTCCCGTTTTCAAATAGCGCCGTTCAAGAAGCCGGACAAAGGCGACTTAAAGCACGATTTCTTATGGCGTTTCTGGCAGGAGTTGCCTGAGCGCGGCAACATTGGCGTTTTCAACCGCTCTTACTACGAAGAAGTGCTTGCGTTGCGCGTGCATCCCGAGCGGCTTAAGGAGCAGTCTATTCCCAAAAACCTTTTACCAACTAACGAGAAGACACTCTGGAAACAACGTTTTGGAGACATAGTCCATTTTGAAGACTATCTGTTTCGAAATGGCTTCCCCATCGTGAAATTTTACCTGCATGTCGACAAAAAAGAGCAGGGGAAGCGGCTCATTGCCCGGCTGGAAGATACTGAAAAGCAATGGAAGCTAAGTCCAACGGACCTGGAAGAGCGAAAATTCTGGCCCCAGTACATGCAGGCTTATGAAGATACCGTCAACGCAACAGCTACCCGACAGAATCCCTGGTATGTGATTCCGAGCGACGACCGCGTGAATCAGCAGCTGATCATTGCGTCTATTCTGACCGAAATTCTTGAATCGCTGCCCGTGCGTTTTCCAGAAACAGACGATAAGGAAGCGAAGAAGCTGATTAATCAAATCAAGAAACAGGATAGCCAATAG
- a CDS encoding TonB-dependent receptor, whose product MKHTIPFWILGLLIYLIPLQATKAQELTNARSNASEKGIRSAGLTISGYIKDAGNGEGLIGVSVYVKETGTGAVTNSYGFYAITLQPGHYNLVISYVGYAKQSKTVTLTDQNVRLDLEMSQEGKQLQEVVVSTTRDDDNVKNIEMSVNRIDVKTLQRIPALLGEVDVIRSIQLLPGVSTVGEGATGFNVRGGSIDQNLVLLDEAPVYNSSHLFGFFSVFNPDAVKDVKLIKGGIPSNYGGRISSILDVRLKEGNAKKAELNGGIGLIFSRLSYERPLFKGKGSFIVAARRSYADILAQPFLTGDLKGAKFYFYDLTAKANYHINDKNTVFISGYLGRDVFGSDFGFNWGNTTLSARWNHVFSDRLFLNTTAYYSNYDYSLNSDLKQKRPNDFFRTDSRIVDYSLKPDFSLFLGKNTISFGGQAIIHDFQPGMATAASSGSVRTFGIANKHALEAALYIGNEQQLTSKLQLQYGLRYSLFNYTGPGEAYTFQTDVPLGTRREVITTVDYRGGEVIKTYGNWEPRFSAKYDLTSNSSLKFSYNRLAQYIHLVSNTTASTPLDIWTPSTNNIKPQIGDQVAGGYFKNFGRSNGAGSEFEASVEVYYKWLQNQIDYIDGASLILNKYLEGDLLSGKGRAYGAEFFIKRNTGVVNGWVSYTLAKTERQVNGINNNNWYPTRFDKRHTLTSVLLFDPPQAKRWSFSATFTLASGTPGTFPTNRFEYEGFVVPQNTDNSRNNYRIPAYHRLDLAATLQGRKRPGKRKDDNWVFSVYNVYARKNAFSVYFQPNTDNPRITEAIRYSVFATLIPSVTYNFKF is encoded by the coding sequence ATGAAACACACGATACCATTTTGGATCTTGGGCCTTCTCATATACTTAATACCCTTACAGGCCACTAAAGCTCAGGAGTTGACCAATGCCCGTAGCAACGCATCCGAAAAAGGAATTCGATCGGCAGGCCTGACTATCAGTGGATATATTAAGGATGCAGGGAATGGGGAAGGATTGATTGGCGTCTCTGTTTACGTTAAAGAAACGGGTACAGGAGCCGTAACAAACAGCTATGGCTTTTACGCCATTACTTTACAGCCCGGCCATTACAACCTGGTTATCAGCTATGTTGGCTACGCAAAACAAAGTAAAACGGTTACGCTGACCGATCAGAACGTCCGTCTTGATCTTGAAATGAGCCAGGAAGGCAAACAGCTTCAGGAAGTTGTTGTATCAACCACGCGCGACGACGACAATGTAAAAAATATTGAAATGAGCGTCAACCGCATCGACGTGAAAACGCTGCAGCGGATTCCTGCGCTACTGGGCGAAGTCGATGTAATCCGCAGTATTCAACTGCTGCCGGGCGTCTCGACCGTAGGCGAAGGCGCGACAGGCTTCAACGTGCGCGGGGGGAGTATCGACCAAAATCTAGTGCTACTCGACGAAGCGCCGGTCTATAACTCGTCTCACTTGTTTGGCTTCTTTTCGGTATTTAATCCGGACGCAGTGAAGGACGTGAAACTGATAAAAGGCGGTATTCCATCAAACTACGGAGGGCGTATTTCATCGATTCTGGATGTGCGGCTAAAAGAAGGTAACGCCAAGAAAGCTGAACTCAATGGTGGCATCGGCCTTATTTTCAGCCGTTTGTCTTATGAGCGGCCTTTGTTCAAGGGAAAAGGCTCTTTCATTGTCGCTGCCCGGCGCTCCTATGCCGATATTCTGGCGCAACCATTTTTGACCGGTGATCTGAAAGGCGCAAAATTCTATTTTTACGACCTCACAGCGAAAGCTAATTACCACATTAACGACAAGAATACAGTATTTATATCGGGCTATCTGGGCCGCGATGTATTTGGGTCTGACTTTGGCTTCAATTGGGGGAATACAACTCTGTCGGCTCGCTGGAATCACGTATTCAGCGACCGGCTGTTCCTGAATACCACCGCCTATTACAGTAATTACGATTACTCTCTAAATTCGGACCTGAAGCAGAAACGACCAAATGACTTTTTTCGCACCGATTCCCGTATTGTCGATTATAGCTTAAAGCCAGATTTCTCGTTGTTTCTTGGCAAGAACACGATATCCTTCGGGGGTCAGGCAATTATCCATGATTTCCAGCCGGGTATGGCCACAGCCGCCAGCTCGGGCAGCGTTCGCACATTCGGCATTGCCAATAAACACGCGCTCGAAGCCGCTTTATACATTGGCAACGAACAGCAGCTGACATCGAAATTGCAACTCCAGTATGGGCTGCGTTATTCATTGTTCAATTATACAGGACCGGGCGAAGCCTATACATTCCAGACAGATGTACCGCTAGGCACTCGGCGCGAAGTGATCACAACGGTGGACTACCGGGGTGGAGAGGTTATTAAAACCTACGGCAACTGGGAGCCCCGCTTTTCGGCCAAGTATGATCTAACCAGCAATAGTTCGCTCAAATTCAGTTATAATAGACTGGCTCAGTACATCCATCTGGTTTCCAACACAACTGCGTCGACGCCACTGGATATCTGGACGCCATCAACCAACAACATCAAACCACAAATTGGCGATCAGGTCGCGGGTGGTTATTTCAAAAATTTCGGTCGCTCAAACGGCGCAGGCAGCGAGTTCGAAGCCTCGGTCGAGGTTTATTACAAATGGCTCCAGAACCAGATCGATTACATCGATGGAGCCAGCCTGATCCTGAACAAATACCTGGAGGGCGATTTACTGAGTGGCAAAGGACGTGCCTACGGAGCCGAATTTTTCATCAAACGAAATACGGGCGTTGTCAACGGCTGGGTTAGCTATACGTTGGCCAAAACCGAGCGGCAGGTCAACGGCATCAACAATAACAACTGGTATCCAACGCGTTTCGACAAACGGCACACCCTGACATCGGTACTGCTGTTCGATCCGCCACAAGCCAAACGCTGGAGTTTCTCGGCTACGTTCACACTGGCCAGCGGTACACCCGGCACTTTTCCAACAAACCGATTTGAATATGAAGGGTTTGTGGTTCCCCAAAACACCGATAATTCCCGAAACAACTACCGAATTCCGGCGTATCACCGGCTCGATCTGGCAGCCACTTTGCAAGGTCGCAAACGGCCGGGCAAACGGAAAGATGATAACTGGGTCTTTTCGGTATACAATGTCTACGCCCGGAAAAACGCATTTTCGGTGTACTTCCAGCCCAACACCGACAATCCCCGCATAACAGAAGCGATTCGCTACTCTGTTTTTGCGACCCTGATTCCTTCGGTAACGTACAACTTTAAATTTTAG
- a CDS encoding DUF4249 domain-containing protein, translating to MKSTRFVLFIAVAVQALTSCTTVIDAKLDTGPIQLSVDGTLTDQPGQQTIRLTQTAAYFDNSQPTPATSATVTVSDDAGKTYPFSDPDNDGYYVWQPTGKDTLGHIGRTYQLTIAYQGDTYRASSKMNRLPPIDSIIFVKRKLNPFSKTEGYRGEFYAVDLPGSVDYYRIRFFRNGELQNKPENIITSQDGGFRGVNNVTDGLTFIAPIRRSINPDSLYALNDVVKVELQSLTADAFDFWQALRTQITNGGLFATPSVNVPTNIINTNATGRKATGFFITSAVRSKTASVVQANIRVRED from the coding sequence ATGAAATCAACGCGTTTCGTTTTATTTATCGCCGTAGCTGTTCAGGCTCTGACCAGTTGCACCACGGTGATTGATGCCAAACTGGATACAGGCCCAATCCAGCTATCGGTTGATGGAACTTTGACCGATCAGCCCGGCCAGCAAACCATTCGTCTCACCCAAACAGCGGCTTATTTTGACAATAGTCAGCCGACGCCTGCCACCAGCGCAACAGTGACGGTTTCGGATGATGCCGGTAAGACATACCCGTTTTCGGACCCGGATAATGACGGCTACTACGTTTGGCAGCCAACGGGTAAAGACACATTGGGTCACATCGGGCGGACGTACCAGCTCACCATTGCGTATCAGGGCGACACGTATCGGGCCAGTTCAAAGATGAATCGGCTACCGCCCATCGACTCGATCATTTTTGTTAAACGGAAGCTGAATCCATTCTCGAAAACAGAAGGCTACCGGGGCGAATTTTACGCGGTCGATCTTCCCGGTTCCGTTGATTATTACCGCATCCGGTTTTTTCGAAATGGCGAGCTGCAAAACAAACCCGAAAACATAATTACCTCGCAGGATGGTGGGTTTAGAGGGGTTAATAACGTGACCGATGGTCTAACGTTTATTGCGCCCATCCGACGATCGATCAACCCAGATAGTTTGTATGCCCTGAATGATGTCGTGAAAGTAGAGCTTCAGTCTCTCACGGCCGATGCCTTTGATTTCTGGCAGGCGTTGCGCACCCAGATCACAAACGGGGGGCTGTTTGCCACTCCCTCCGTCAATGTACCCACCAATATCATCAACACCAATGCGACCGGACGAAAGGCGACGGGCTTTTTTATCACCTCCGCCGTTCGAAGTAAAACGGCATCGGTTGTTCAAGCCAATATTCGCGTACGCGAGGATTGA
- a CDS encoding GMC oxidoreductase → MNSRKTSTPSVIPPGKKFDAIVVGSGISGGWSAKELCEKGLNVLMLERGRMIEHVSDYHTATMNPWDFPHHNQAVPLEVVKQYPVQNRTGFTITEATHQHFVNDLENPYVEEKPFDWIRGYHVGGKSLMWGRYSFRFSDLDFDANAREGIATDWPIRYKDIAPWYDYVEKFAGIAGDRDGLPHLPDGQFQPAMPDNCVEAHFRQAVNAGFPDRKVISARAAHLTAPTQEQTNLGRAKCQYRNLCMRGCPYGAYFSTQSATLPAARRTKRLTVRPHSIVNSIIYDEKTGRATGVRVIDEQTHQWHEFQSSIIFLNASALGSTYILMNSTSKRFPTGMDDSGQLGRNLMDHHFHVGATADYEHDLDKYYYGRHPAGLYIPRFRNLEGQEKQAFKRGYGFEVYTSRENWEHAYHEDGFGADFKEKATQFGNWKITLDAFGECMPYEDNRVYLTRDVTDKWGQPVLKMDVHYRDNETLMRKDAQEQAVQMLEKAGFSNINGFDAQAHPGLSIHEMGTARMGTSPKNSVFNKFNQHHIVKNVFCTDGAAMTSSPCQNPSLTYMALSARAADYAVKALKRGDLKR, encoded by the coding sequence ATGAATTCCAGAAAGACCTCTACTCCGTCCGTCATTCCACCCGGTAAAAAATTTGATGCCATCGTTGTTGGTTCGGGTATTAGCGGAGGCTGGTCGGCGAAGGAGTTATGCGAAAAAGGGCTCAATGTACTGATGCTCGAGCGTGGTCGTATGATTGAGCACGTTTCAGATTACCATACGGCTACCATGAACCCGTGGGATTTTCCCCACCATAACCAGGCTGTACCGCTTGAGGTTGTGAAGCAGTATCCCGTGCAGAACCGGACGGGCTTTACTATTACCGAAGCAACACACCAGCATTTCGTTAATGACCTGGAGAATCCGTACGTCGAAGAAAAGCCATTCGACTGGATTCGCGGGTATCATGTTGGGGGTAAGTCACTGATGTGGGGTCGGTACTCATTCCGGTTTTCGGATCTCGATTTTGACGCCAATGCCAGAGAAGGCATCGCTACCGATTGGCCTATTCGGTATAAAGACATTGCGCCCTGGTACGACTATGTCGAAAAGTTTGCAGGCATTGCCGGAGATCGCGATGGATTGCCGCATCTGCCCGACGGCCAATTTCAACCCGCTATGCCCGACAATTGCGTAGAAGCACATTTTCGGCAAGCCGTAAACGCTGGTTTTCCCGACCGTAAAGTGATTTCGGCGCGGGCTGCTCACCTGACTGCCCCTACGCAGGAGCAGACGAACCTGGGCCGTGCCAAGTGCCAGTACCGAAATCTGTGTATGCGTGGTTGCCCCTATGGCGCTTATTTTAGTACCCAGTCAGCAACGTTACCGGCCGCCCGCCGAACCAAGCGACTCACAGTTCGGCCGCATTCCATTGTCAATTCAATAATTTATGATGAGAAGACGGGTAGGGCAACGGGAGTTCGCGTAATCGACGAGCAAACGCACCAATGGCACGAGTTTCAGTCCAGTATTATTTTCCTGAATGCGTCGGCATTGGGGTCGACCTATATCCTGATGAATTCTACATCGAAGCGGTTCCCAACTGGCATGGACGACAGTGGGCAATTAGGGCGTAACCTGATGGATCACCATTTCCATGTCGGTGCGACTGCCGATTATGAACATGATCTGGATAAATATTACTATGGGCGGCATCCGGCGGGTTTATACATCCCGCGCTTTCGGAATCTGGAAGGTCAGGAGAAACAAGCGTTCAAACGGGGATATGGGTTTGAAGTATACACAAGCCGGGAAAATTGGGAGCATGCTTACCACGAAGATGGGTTTGGGGCTGATTTTAAGGAGAAAGCTACCCAATTTGGTAATTGGAAAATCACGCTGGATGCGTTCGGCGAATGCATGCCTTATGAAGATAACCGGGTTTACCTGACCCGCGATGTAACGGATAAGTGGGGACAGCCAGTTCTGAAAATGGATGTGCACTATCGGGATAACGAAACCCTGATGCGAAAAGACGCCCAGGAACAGGCCGTACAGATGTTGGAAAAAGCCGGTTTCTCGAACATTAACGGCTTCGACGCTCAGGCACATCCTGGCTTAAGCATTCATGAAATGGGCACAGCTCGCATGGGTACATCGCCCAAAAACTCAGTCTTCAACAAGTTCAACCAGCACCATATCGTAAAAAACGTATTCTGTACCGATGGCGCAGCCATGACTTCGTCGCCCTGCCAAAACCCTTCGCTTACCTACATGGCCTTGTCAGCTCGTGCCGCCGATTATGCGGTAAAGGCATTGAAGCGGGGCGATTTGAAGCGGTAA
- a CDS encoding CPBP family intramembrane glutamic endopeptidase yields MKALWRDLRTHLRADFRPNLYGATALWVTLLIAVNYYVDLEDAYIDSHQGKPIWPFLYFCLYATAYYGSVWLWTHFHQRPDIWRNRAFWLRSGTALVCYSIYAGFYAHSYWSRQLFDGQIYVFAYYCLHNLQSVLTIVLPLFLFYKFLDPYPSSFYGITPKQKGLVLYAILLGLMIPLITLASFQADFLQAYPTYRDTNANEFFGVPEWVTALAYELCYGWDFVPTELLFRGFLVIGMRQVLGRGAVLPMVVWYCTVHFGRPLGEAVSSLFGGYLLGVLALSTRSIWGGLLIHIGIAWGMEIAAFLQGASR; encoded by the coding sequence GTGAAAGCCTTATGGCGCGATTTGCGCACTCATCTTCGCGCCGATTTCCGACCTAACCTGTATGGGGCTACGGCTCTCTGGGTGACCTTGCTCATTGCTGTCAATTATTACGTTGACCTCGAAGATGCGTATATCGACTCGCATCAGGGGAAACCCATCTGGCCATTTCTGTACTTTTGCCTGTATGCCACGGCCTATTATGGCAGCGTTTGGCTATGGACACATTTCCATCAACGGCCCGACATCTGGCGCAACCGGGCATTCTGGCTTCGGAGCGGAACGGCCTTAGTTTGTTACTCCATTTACGCCGGTTTTTATGCACATAGTTACTGGAGCCGACAGTTGTTTGATGGGCAGATTTATGTATTTGCCTACTATTGCCTGCACAATTTGCAGTCGGTACTAACCATTGTATTACCGCTTTTTTTATTCTATAAATTCCTGGATCCCTATCCAAGCTCTTTCTACGGCATAACCCCGAAGCAAAAGGGATTGGTGCTTTATGCGATTCTGCTGGGACTAATGATTCCGCTGATCACGCTGGCGTCGTTTCAGGCCGATTTTCTTCAAGCATACCCAACCTACCGCGACACAAATGCCAACGAGTTTTTTGGCGTGCCTGAATGGGTAACCGCGCTCGCTTATGAACTGTGTTATGGGTGGGACTTTGTCCCGACGGAATTACTCTTCCGGGGCTTTCTCGTAATTGGTATGCGTCAGGTCCTGGGCCGTGGAGCCGTGCTGCCGATGGTTGTCTGGTACTGCACCGTTCATTTTGGCCGGCCTTTGGGCGAAGCTGTTTCGTCGCTGTTTGGTGGGTATTTGTTGGGTGTTCTTGCCTTAAGTACCCGGAGCATCTGGGGCGGACTTCTCATCCACATTGGCATTGCCTGGGGTATGGAAATCGCGGCTTTTTTGCAGGGTGCAAGTCGATGA